The [Actinobacillus] rossii genome contains a region encoding:
- the trxB gene encoding thioredoxin reductase: protein MSDIKHSKLLILGSGPAGYTAAIYAARANLKPVLVTGLQQGGQLTTTTEIENWPGDFGDTTGPELMQRMLQHAEKFETEIVFDHIGRVDLSSRPFKLYGDMQTFSCDALIIATGASARYLGLDSEEAYKGRGVSACATCDGFFYRNKPVAVIGGGNTAVEEALYLANIASEVHLIHRRDSFRAEKILLGRLEKKIEEGKIILHTDRTLDEVLGDNMGVTGVRLKDTKSDSTEEVKIDGLFVAIGHAPNTEIFKDQLELNNGYIVVKSGLDGNATATSVEGVFAAGDVMDHNYRQAITSAGTGCMAALDAERFLDAQE from the coding sequence ATGTCAGACATTAAACACAGCAAATTATTAATTCTAGGTTCAGGTCCTGCGGGTTATACCGCCGCAATTTATGCGGCGCGAGCCAATTTAAAACCGGTTTTGGTGACTGGTTTACAACAAGGCGGTCAACTGACCACTACTACTGAAATCGAAAACTGGCCCGGAGATTTTGGTGATACGACAGGCCCTGAATTAATGCAACGAATGCTACAGCACGCGGAAAAATTTGAAACAGAAATCGTATTTGATCATATTGGTCGTGTCGATTTATCATCACGCCCATTTAAGCTTTATGGTGATATGCAAACTTTTTCTTGTGACGCATTGATTATTGCGACAGGCGCATCCGCGCGTTATTTGGGTTTGGATTCTGAAGAAGCTTATAAAGGTCGTGGCGTATCGGCTTGTGCAACTTGTGATGGTTTCTTCTATCGTAATAAACCCGTTGCCGTCATCGGCGGTGGTAATACGGCGGTTGAAGAAGCACTTTACTTAGCCAATATCGCCAGCGAAGTCCATTTAATCCACCGCCGCGACAGTTTCCGTGCAGAAAAGATCTTGCTTGGACGTTTAGAGAAAAAAATTGAAGAAGGCAAAATCATTCTTCATACCGACCGCACTTTAGATGAAGTGTTAGGCGATAACATGGGGGTCACCGGCGTTCGTTTAAAAGATACGAAATCTGACAGCACAGAAGAAGTCAAAATTGATGGTTTATTTGTGGCAATCGGTCATGCGCCGAATACAGAAATATTCAAAGATCAACTTGAATTAAACAATGGCTATATTGTGGTCAAATCAGGTTTAGATGGTAACGCTACGGCGACTTCAGTAGAAGGGGTTTTTGCTGCTGGTGACGTCATGGATCACAACTATCGCCAAGCCATTACTTCTGCAGGAACAGGTTGTATGGCAGCATTAGACGCTGAACGTTTCTTAGATGCGCAAGAATAA
- a CDS encoding thioredoxin domain-containing protein, whose translation MSNYIIELNEQNLTETLQLSQQTPLVLVFYAPSHESSVNFTALLTRYAEKYQGQFVLGKVNCETERGIAMQFRIQALPTTYLFKEAQALDAFQGALPEEQLQQRLGLILPKEEEIKFNLALEFLQAEDYEKALPLLKEAWALSDHKNSDIALLYAETYIAMKKTEPAQDILNRIPLQDRDSRWHGLQSQIELLIKAADTPEIQQLQADYARNATPEIALKLALQLHQANRNEEALELLFGILRQDLSAQNGEVKQQFLSILSALGNDPLANKYRRLLYSLLY comes from the coding sequence ATGTCTAATTACATTATCGAACTTAATGAACAAAACTTAACTGAAACCTTGCAATTGTCACAACAAACGCCTTTGGTTTTAGTATTTTATGCCCCAAGTCATGAATCTTCCGTTAATTTCACCGCACTTTTAACGCGTTATGCGGAAAAATACCAAGGGCAATTTGTGCTTGGAAAAGTCAATTGTGAAACTGAGCGTGGAATTGCGATGCAATTTCGTATTCAAGCTTTGCCAACCACCTATTTATTTAAAGAAGCGCAAGCCTTAGATGCTTTCCAAGGGGCATTACCTGAAGAACAATTACAACAGCGTTTAGGCTTAATCCTACCAAAAGAAGAAGAAATCAAATTCAATCTTGCGTTAGAGTTTCTACAAGCAGAAGACTATGAAAAAGCTTTGCCTTTACTAAAAGAGGCTTGGGCATTATCAGATCATAAAAATAGTGATATTGCGTTGCTCTATGCTGAAACTTATATCGCGATGAAAAAAACAGAACCGGCACAAGATATTTTAAATCGAATTCCTTTACAAGATCGCGATAGTCGTTGGCACGGCTTACAATCACAAATTGAGTTATTAATTAAAGCCGCGGATACACCTGAAATTCAACAACTGCAAGCCGATTATGCTCGAAATGCGACACCAGAAATTGCTTTAAAATTGGCGTTACAATTGCACCAAGCCAATCGAAATGAAGAAGCATTGGAATTGTTATTCGGGATTCTACGCCAAGATCTCAGTGCACAAAATGGTGAAGTGAAACAACAATTTTTATCCATTCTCAGTGCGTTAGGCAACGATCCATTGGCTAATAAGTATCGCCGATTATTATATTCACTACTCTATTAG
- the prlC gene encoding oligopeptidase A encodes MTNPLLENTTLPPFSKIKPEHIQPAIEQLIKECRETTERVVNQPHFTWENFCEPLSEVNDRLHKAWSPVSHLNSVKNSPELREAHQACLPMLSEYGTWVGQHQGLYQATLTLKNSPEYENYSVAQKKAIENSLRDFELSGISLPEEQQKRYGEIVARLSELNSQFSNNVLDATMGWEKIITNENELEGLPESALQAAKQSAESKGLDGFRFTLEYPSYLPVMTYCENRELREEMYRAFATRASEQGPNAGKWDNTAIMEEILSLRVELAKLLGFERYTDYSLATKMAENPKQVLDFLENLAARSKAQGEKELAELEDFCQTQFNVTALEPWDITFYSERQKQALYAINDEELRPYFPEERVLSGLFELVKRIFNIRAVERFDVDTYHKDVRFFDLIDETNEVRGSFYLDLYARENKRGGAWMDDCVGRKRKTQGNIQKPVAYLTCNFNAPVGDKPALFTHYEVTTLFHEFGHGIHHMLTKVDVGDVSGINGVPWDAVELPSQFMENWCWEEEALAFISGHFETGEPLPKEKLAQLMKAKNFQAAMFILRQLEFGLFDFRLHHYYDPSKQNQILDTLKSVKKEVAVIKGVDWARTPHSFSHIFAGGYAAGYYSYLWAEVLSADAFSRFEEEGIFNPVTGKSFLDEILTRGGSEETMVLFERFRGRKPTLDALLRHKGIAN; translated from the coding sequence ATGACTAATCCATTACTTGAAAATACAACACTTCCGCCATTTTCAAAAATTAAGCCAGAGCATATTCAACCAGCGATTGAGCAGCTTATTAAAGAATGTCGTGAAACCACAGAACGCGTAGTTAATCAACCACACTTTACGTGGGAAAATTTTTGCGAACCACTTTCTGAAGTCAATGACCGTTTGCATAAAGCGTGGTCGCCAGTGAGCCATTTAAATTCAGTAAAAAACAGCCCGGAGCTACGAGAAGCCCATCAAGCGTGCTTGCCAATGTTATCGGAATATGGCACTTGGGTTGGGCAACATCAAGGTTTATATCAGGCTACGTTAACGTTAAAAAATAGTCCTGAATATGAAAATTACAGTGTGGCACAGAAAAAAGCCATTGAGAATAGTTTGCGTGATTTCGAGCTTTCAGGGATTTCATTGCCTGAAGAACAACAAAAACGTTATGGTGAAATAGTGGCACGTTTATCGGAATTAAATTCGCAATTTAGCAATAATGTACTTGATGCCACAATGGGGTGGGAAAAAATTATCACCAATGAAAACGAGTTAGAAGGTTTGCCTGAAAGTGCGCTACAAGCTGCAAAACAATCTGCGGAAAGCAAAGGCTTGGACGGTTTTCGTTTTACCCTTGAATATCCAAGCTATTTGCCTGTCATGACCTATTGTGAAAATCGTGAATTGCGTGAAGAAATGTACCGTGCTTTTGCTACACGTGCATCTGAGCAAGGCCCGAACGCTGGGAAATGGGATAATACGGCAATTATGGAAGAAATTCTAAGTTTACGTGTTGAACTCGCAAAATTACTAGGCTTTGAACGTTATACCGATTATTCACTCGCCACTAAAATGGCAGAAAATCCAAAACAAGTGTTAGATTTCTTAGAAAATCTTGCGGCTCGTTCAAAAGCGCAAGGTGAAAAAGAATTAGCGGAATTAGAAGATTTTTGTCAAACACAGTTTAATGTGACCGCACTTGAGCCCTGGGATATTACTTTTTACAGTGAAAGACAAAAACAAGCTTTGTATGCAATCAATGACGAAGAATTGCGTCCTTATTTCCCTGAAGAACGCGTGTTGTCAGGGCTTTTTGAGTTAGTTAAACGTATTTTTAATATTCGCGCGGTAGAGCGTTTTGATGTGGATACGTATCACAAAGATGTGCGTTTCTTTGATTTAATTGATGAAACAAATGAAGTACGCGGTAGTTTTTATTTGGATTTATATGCACGTGAAAACAAACGTGGTGGCGCGTGGATGGATGATTGTGTTGGGCGTAAGCGAAAAACGCAAGGGAATATCCAAAAACCAGTCGCTTATTTGACTTGTAACTTTAATGCGCCAGTGGGTGATAAACCTGCATTATTTACACATTATGAAGTGACCACGCTTTTCCATGAATTTGGTCATGGTATTCATCATATGTTGACTAAAGTGGATGTTGGTGATGTTTCAGGGATTAATGGTGTACCTTGGGACGCCGTGGAATTGCCAAGCCAATTTATGGAAAACTGGTGTTGGGAAGAAGAAGCACTTGCCTTTATTTCAGGACATTTTGAAACAGGTGAACCGTTGCCAAAAGAAAAATTAGCTCAGTTAATGAAAGCGAAAAATTTCCAAGCGGCGATGTTTATTTTGCGTCAATTAGAATTTGGTTTGTTTGATTTCCGTTTACATCATTATTATGACCCAAGCAAACAAAATCAAATTTTAGACACCTTGAAATCGGTAAAAAAAGAAGTCGCTGTTATTAAAGGTGTAGATTGGGCAAGAACCCCACATAGTTTTAGCCATATTTTCGCGGGTGGCTATGCCGCAGGTTACTACAGTTATTTATGGGCAGAAGTGCTTTCAGCGGATGCCTTTTCGCGTTTTGAAGAAGAAGGCATTTTCAATCCGGTAACCGGTAAATCTTTCTTAGATGAAATCTTAACGCGCGGCGGTAGCGAAGAAACCATGGTGCTATTTGAGCGTTTCCGTGGACGTAAACCGACTTTAGATGCCTTGTTGCGTCATAAAGGGATTGCGAATTAA
- the sdcS_2 gene encoding CitT protein, translating to MKIQNHVLFLLFLAISLWVTEAIPPFSVSILIVGSLVLIMGKSEAHDAIQYLQTWSDSVIWLFLGGFFLAEAMKKTKLDVMVLKAVLPKFGTNPTHVLWGLMLVTALMSMLMSNTATTAMMIATISPLFSRLDKNSNLSRALLLGIPAAASVGGIGTIIGSAPNAIAVGALEKLGHPISFLEWMIVGTPLALLLLFVFWFALVRKYQIKQENNLNFDFLTDTKPVHSNRVEILHKVIVLVILAITLFCWLTSKWIGIPVAAASGIPIVGLTMLGVLDAKDVRQLPWDTLMLVAGGLALGLAIEEQQIATHFVEKISGFQVDFITLLIMFGFITVLLSNFMSNTAATTILIPMGMSLLTMIDGNVNPIILPLVIGLSASCALFLPVSTPPNAIAFSTGLIQQSEFRLGGIIIGVLGPLFSIIWVLLVVNFF from the coding sequence ATGAAAATCCAAAATCATGTGCTGTTTTTATTATTTTTAGCAATTAGCCTGTGGGTTACCGAAGCTATCCCGCCTTTTTCCGTTAGCATCTTAATTGTCGGTTCTTTAGTCTTAATTATGGGAAAAAGTGAAGCACACGATGCGATTCAATACCTACAAACTTGGTCAGACAGCGTGATTTGGCTATTCTTAGGTGGTTTCTTCTTGGCCGAAGCGATGAAGAAAACAAAATTAGACGTGATGGTCTTGAAAGCGGTATTACCTAAATTTGGGACAAATCCAACCCATGTATTGTGGGGGCTGATGCTCGTCACTGCATTAATGTCCATGTTGATGAGTAATACCGCGACAACGGCAATGATGATTGCAACTATCAGCCCATTGTTTAGTCGTTTAGATAAAAATTCTAATCTATCCAGAGCATTATTATTAGGTATTCCCGCGGCGGCATCTGTAGGAGGAATCGGCACCATTATTGGTTCTGCACCCAATGCTATTGCTGTAGGTGCGTTAGAGAAATTAGGTCATCCCATTTCCTTTTTGGAATGGATGATCGTAGGAACGCCATTAGCATTATTATTGCTATTTGTTTTCTGGTTTGCCTTAGTCAGAAAATACCAAATTAAACAAGAAAATAATTTGAATTTTGATTTCTTAACAGATACAAAACCAGTACATTCCAATCGTGTTGAAATCTTACATAAAGTTATTGTCCTAGTTATTTTAGCGATTACCTTATTTTGCTGGCTAACCTCTAAATGGATTGGTATCCCTGTTGCTGCCGCGTCGGGCATTCCTATTGTAGGCTTAACAATGTTAGGCGTATTGGATGCTAAAGACGTACGCCAATTACCTTGGGACACCTTGATGTTAGTCGCAGGTGGTTTGGCTTTAGGACTAGCCATAGAAGAACAACAAATTGCTACACATTTTGTAGAAAAAATTAGTGGGTTTCAGGTAGATTTTATCACGCTATTAATTATGTTCGGTTTTATTACCGTATTGTTATCAAATTTTATGAGTAACACTGCCGCTACAACGATTCTCATACCAATGGGCATGTCTTTGCTAACCATGATTGACGGTAATGTAAATCCGATTATTTTACCTTTAGTTATCGGGTTAAGTGCATCCTGCGCACTGTTCTTACCCGTTTCAACGCCACCCAATGCCATTGCATTCAGTACAGGATTAATTCAACAATCTGAATTCCGTTTAGGCGGTATCATTATTGGGGTGCTCGGCCCATTATTCAGTATCATTTGGGTACTATTAGTCGTGAATTTCTTTTAA
- a CDS encoding Transposase and inactivated derivatives: MRKSRLSQYKQTKLIELFVAGVTARTAAELVNVNKTTAAFYFHRLRLLIYQNSLHLEMFEGEIEADESYFDGQRKGKRGCGAAGKIAVFGLLKRNGRVYTVAVPNTQSATLLPIIREQVKPDSIVYTDFYRSYDVLDVSEFSHFRINHSTHFAEKQNHINGIENFWSQAKRHLRKFNGIPKEHFELYLKECEWRFNHSDLKTQISILKQLVRECLF; the protein is encoded by the coding sequence ATGAGAAAAAGTCGCCTAAGTCAGTACAAACAAACCAAACTCATTGAACTTTTCGTTGCAGGCGTCACCGCTCGAACGGCTGCTGAGTTAGTTAATGTAAATAAAACTACGGCAGCGTTTTACTTTCATCGGTTACGATTGCTCATTTATCAAAATAGTCTACATCTAGAGATGTTTGAAGGCGAAATTGAAGCTGATGAAAGCTACTTTGATGGACAGCGCAAAGGTAAACGAGGTTGTGGGGCCGCAGGTAAAATTGCGGTATTTGGGCTTCTCAAGCGAAATGGCAGAGTTTATACCGTTGCTGTGCCAAATACACAATCTGCAACGTTATTGCCTATTATTCGTGAGCAAGTAAAGCCTGATAGCATTGTTTACACTGATTTCTATAGAAGTTATGATGTGTTAGATGTGAGCGAATTTAGTCATTTTCGTATCAATCACAGCACGCATTTTGCAGAAAAACAAAATCATATTAACGGAATTGAGAATTTTTGGAGTCAAGCAAAACGTCATTTACGCAAGTTTAATGGTATTCCTAAAGAACATTTTGAACTCTATTTAAAGGAATGCGAATGGCGTTTTAATCACAGTGACTTAAAAACTCAAATTTCTATTTTAAAACAATTAGTTAGGGAGTGTTTATTCTAG
- the engA gene encoding GTP-binding protein EngA yields MTTPVVALVGRPNVGKSTLFNRLTRTRDALVADFPGLTRDRKYGQANIAGYDFIVIDTGGIDGSEEGVEEKMAEQSLLAIEEADVVLFLVDARAGLTPADIGIAHYLRQRQNKTTIVVANKTDGIDADSHCAEFYQLGLGDIAQIAAAQGRGVTQLMEEVLAPLVAKMNDESAVKNDDDSEQDEWDNDFDFSDDNETALLDEALEEENEEPEDKNIKIAIVGRPNVGKSTLTNRILGEDRVVVYDLPGTTRDSIYIPMERDGQHYTIIDTAGVRKRGKVHLAVEKFSVIKTLQAIQDANVVLLIIDAREGISDQDLSLLGFILNAGRSLVIVVNKWDGLDQDVKDRVKSELDRRLDFIDFARVHFISALHGSGVGNLFDSVREAYACATQKMTTSMLTRILQMATDEHQPPMMSGRRIKLKYAHPGGYNPPIIVVHGNQIERLPDSYKRYLSNYYRRSLKIIGSPIRLLFQEGNNPFAGKRNKLTPSQLRKRKRLMKFIKKTKR; encoded by the coding sequence ATGACAACGCCAGTAGTTGCCCTTGTTGGTCGCCCTAATGTCGGCAAGTCCACATTATTCAATCGTTTAACGCGTACGCGCGACGCGCTCGTGGCTGATTTCCCTGGTTTAACGCGCGATCGTAAATATGGCCAAGCAAATATTGCAGGCTATGATTTTATTGTGATTGATACGGGGGGTATCGACGGTTCAGAAGAAGGCGTCGAAGAAAAAATGGCCGAGCAATCATTGCTTGCTATTGAAGAAGCGGATGTCGTGTTGTTCTTAGTCGATGCACGTGCAGGCTTAACGCCTGCGGATATTGGCATTGCACACTACTTACGCCAACGCCAAAATAAAACAACGATTGTAGTCGCTAATAAAACTGATGGTATTGATGCTGATAGCCATTGTGCTGAATTTTATCAATTAGGTTTAGGTGATATTGCACAAATCGCTGCGGCACAGGGGCGCGGCGTAACCCAATTAATGGAAGAAGTTTTGGCGCCTCTTGTCGCTAAAATGAATGATGAAAGTGCGGTGAAAAATGATGACGATTCGGAACAGGATGAGTGGGATAACGACTTTGATTTTTCTGATGATAACGAAACTGCACTACTCGATGAAGCGCTCGAAGAAGAAAACGAAGAACCCGAAGATAAAAATATTAAAATCGCCATTGTAGGGCGTCCGAATGTAGGAAAATCAACATTAACTAACCGTATTCTTGGTGAAGATCGCGTAGTAGTTTACGATTTACCCGGTACAACACGCGATAGCATTTATATTCCAATGGAACGCGATGGTCAACATTACACTATTATTGATACCGCTGGCGTGCGTAAACGGGGTAAAGTGCATTTAGCGGTAGAAAAATTCTCGGTCATTAAAACATTGCAAGCCATTCAAGATGCCAATGTCGTGTTATTAATTATTGACGCACGTGAAGGTATTTCTGACCAAGATCTTTCTTTGCTCGGTTTTATTTTAAATGCTGGGCGTTCTTTGGTTATTGTTGTGAATAAATGGGATGGTTTAGATCAGGATGTGAAAGATCGTGTAAAATCCGAACTTGATCGTCGTCTTGATTTCATTGACTTTGCACGCGTGCATTTTATTTCTGCCTTGCATGGCAGTGGTGTGGGAAATTTATTTGATAGTGTACGTGAGGCTTATGCTTGTGCAACACAAAAAATGACTACATCGATGTTGACACGGATTCTACAAATGGCAACAGATGAACATCAACCTCCAATGATGAGCGGACGTCGTATTAAGTTAAAATATGCTCACCCAGGTGGTTATAATCCACCGATTATTGTTGTACATGGTAACCAAATCGAACGCTTGCCTGATAGTTATAAACGCTATTTGTCAAATTATTATCGTCGCAGCCTGAAAATTATCGGTTCGCCAATTCGCCTGCTGTTCCAAGAAGGCAATAATCCATTTGCAGGTAAACGTAATAAACTGACACCAAGTCAATTACGTAAACGTAAACGTTTAATGAAATTTATTAAGAAAACAAAACGTTAA
- a CDS encoding Predicted transporter component, whose amino-acid sequence MNISKWPVVAGAALGIIAPLLTYNGNPANMGFCAACFLRDTAGSVGLHQAASLQYIRPELIGLILGALMSALMSREFKPRGGSAPFTRFFLGLFAMIGALVFLGCPWRAYLRLGGGDLTAIAGIAGLFVGVLGGIFFANKGFSLGRAKEQSSVLGFLPIIIAIALFVGILTQFSFGEGLPLYFSQKGPASQHANLWLSLGAGLVLGVLMQKSRFCSIGAFRNMVLFKDPTLLNGVIALVVFAAITNYTLGQFNLGFEKQPIAHNQWLWNFLGMALCGLCFSLSGGCPGKHLVHLGEGDNNSCMFILGMLVGAAAAHRLSLAASGAGISDYSPYALLIGFIFCIYIGLTKKSSL is encoded by the coding sequence ATGAATATTTCAAAATGGCCTGTGGTTGCAGGTGCTGCACTTGGTATCATTGCTCCACTTCTAACCTACAATGGCAATCCAGCAAATATGGGATTCTGCGCTGCATGTTTTTTACGTGATACAGCAGGTTCCGTCGGGCTTCATCAAGCCGCTTCATTACAATATATCCGCCCCGAATTAATTGGTTTAATCTTAGGCGCATTAATGAGTGCATTAATGTCTAGAGAATTCAAACCGCGTGGTGGTTCCGCTCCTTTCACCCGATTTTTTCTCGGTCTTTTCGCCATGATTGGCGCCTTAGTATTTTTAGGTTGCCCATGGCGTGCTTATTTGCGCTTAGGCGGCGGAGACTTAACTGCAATCGCGGGTATTGCCGGCTTATTTGTTGGAGTACTAGGAGGGATCTTTTTTGCTAATAAAGGCTTTTCATTAGGCAGAGCAAAAGAACAATCAAGTGTGCTCGGTTTTCTGCCTATTATTATTGCTATTGCTCTGTTTGTAGGCATTCTTACTCAATTCAGTTTTGGTGAAGGTTTACCACTCTACTTTTCACAAAAAGGTCCTGCCTCACAACATGCTAATTTATGGCTTTCTCTTGGTGCGGGTTTAGTGCTGGGTGTACTTATGCAAAAATCTCGTTTTTGCTCTATTGGTGCATTCCGTAATATGGTGCTTTTCAAAGACCCAACGCTACTAAATGGCGTTATTGCACTAGTTGTATTTGCTGCAATCACAAACTATACGCTAGGACAATTTAATCTTGGTTTTGAAAAACAACCTATTGCCCACAATCAATGGCTTTGGAATTTCCTAGGTATGGCGCTATGTGGGCTTTGTTTCTCGCTTAGCGGTGGTTGTCCCGGTAAACATCTCGTTCATCTTGGCGAAGGTGATAATAATTCTTGTATGTTTATTTTAGGGATGTTAGTTGGGGCTGCTGCAGCACATCGTTTAAGCCTTGCGGCATCTGGTGCTGGCATTAGCGACTACTCTCCTTATGCATTACTTATTGGTTTCATTTTCTGCATTTATATTGGCTTAACGAAAAAATCGAGCCTGTAA
- the dnaQ gene encoding DNA polymerase III subunit epsilon has product MTTEHTAFQPERQIVLDTETTGMNQFGAHYEGHCIIEIGAVEMINRKYTGRKLHLYIKPDRSVDPEAIQVHGITDEMLADKPDFPAIAQKFIDFIKGAELLIHNAPFDVGFMDYEFRKHNIHVKTTDICLVTDTLQLARRQYPGKRNSLDALCDRLHIDNSKRTLHGALLDAEILGDVYLAMTGGQVSLFDEAENSIPEMKTEKKQTASKSAVKMATDLKVLMPTEDELTAHDAQIKIIQKKSKENCIWVKRLTSQEENSETVH; this is encoded by the coding sequence ATGACAACAGAACATACTGCATTCCAACCCGAACGCCAAATTGTACTTGATACTGAAACCACGGGGATGAATCAATTCGGCGCACATTATGAAGGCCACTGTATTATTGAAATTGGCGCTGTAGAAATGATTAACCGAAAATATACAGGACGCAAATTACATTTATATATCAAGCCCGATCGTTCAGTCGATCCAGAAGCTATCCAAGTTCATGGTATTACGGATGAAATGTTAGCTGACAAGCCTGATTTCCCTGCTATTGCACAAAAATTCATTGATTTCATTAAAGGCGCTGAACTTTTAATCCACAATGCACCCTTCGATGTAGGTTTTATGGATTATGAATTCCGTAAACATAATATTCACGTTAAAACGACAGATATTTGTCTTGTGACTGATACCTTACAACTTGCTCGTCGCCAATATCCAGGTAAACGTAATAGTTTAGATGCACTTTGCGACCGCTTACATATTGATAACAGTAAACGTACTCTCCACGGAGCATTACTGGATGCGGAAATTCTCGGTGATGTTTATCTGGCGATGACTGGTGGGCAAGTCAGTTTATTTGATGAAGCTGAAAACTCGATACCTGAAATGAAAACAGAAAAAAAACAAACGGCTAGCAAAAGTGCAGTGAAAATGGCAACAGATTTAAAAGTACTAATGCCAACAGAAGATGAACTTACTGCCCATGATGCGCAAATTAAAATCATCCAGAAGAAAAGTAAAGAGAATTGTATTTGGGTAAAACGTTTAACTTCTCAAGAAGAAAACAGTGAAACCGTGCATTAA
- the rnhA gene encoding ribonuclease H, whose product MQKHIEIFTDGSCLGNPGAGGIGVLLRYKQHEKTLSKGYFKTTNNRMELRAVIEALESLKEPCRITLLSDSQYMKNGITQWIFNWKKNNWRSSTGKPVKNQDLWVALDMAIQRHQIDWRWVKGHAGHRENEICDELAKQGAENPTLEDIGYQPE is encoded by the coding sequence ATGCAAAAACACATTGAAATTTTTACGGACGGTTCATGCTTAGGTAATCCAGGCGCGGGTGGCATTGGTGTATTGCTACGTTATAAGCAACATGAAAAAACGTTATCAAAAGGCTATTTTAAAACCACTAATAATCGCATGGAATTGCGTGCTGTAATTGAAGCTCTAGAAAGTTTAAAGGAGCCTTGCAGAATTACCCTTTTAAGCGATAGCCAATATATGAAAAATGGCATTACTCAGTGGATCTTTAATTGGAAGAAGAACAATTGGAGATCAAGTACAGGTAAACCAGTTAAAAACCAAGATTTATGGGTGGCACTAGATATGGCTATTCAGCGCCATCAAATTGACTGGCGTTGGGTTAAAGGACATGCCGGACACAGAGAGAATGAAATTTGCGATGAATTAGCAAAACAAGGTGCAGAAAATCCGACTTTGGAAGATATTGGTTATCAACCTGAATAA
- the lexA_1 gene encoding LexA repressor, translating to MKLSKPLTARQQEVYNFLKSYIEKTGMPPTRAEISRELGFRSPNAAEEHLKALARKGAVEILAGTSRGIRLLMDAANDELEGLPLIGQVAAGEPILAEQHIEGTYKVDPDMFKPQADFLLKVYGQSMKNIGIMDGDLLAVHSTKDVRNGQVIVARIEDEVTVKRLERKGDVIYLHAENEEFDPIVVNLRETEHFSIEGIAVGIIRNNAWM from the coding sequence ATGAAATTGAGTAAGCCATTGACTGCGCGTCAACAGGAAGTGTATAACTTCTTAAAAAGTTATATTGAAAAAACAGGTATGCCCCCTACACGAGCTGAAATTTCACGTGAATTAGGTTTCCGCTCCCCTAACGCCGCAGAAGAGCATTTGAAAGCCTTAGCACGAAAAGGTGCCGTTGAAATTTTAGCCGGTACATCACGTGGTATTCGTTTATTAATGGATGCTGCCAATGATGAACTTGAAGGTTTACCATTAATTGGTCAAGTGGCGGCGGGTGAACCAATTTTAGCTGAACAACACATTGAAGGTACATACAAAGTAGATCCAGATATGTTTAAACCACAAGCCGATTTTTTGCTTAAAGTGTACGGTCAATCCATGAAAAATATCGGTATTATGGATGGTGATTTACTTGCAGTACACAGCACTAAAGATGTTCGTAATGGTCAAGTCATTGTTGCCCGAATTGAAGACGAAGTAACAGTAAAACGTTTAGAACGTAAAGGTGATGTCATTTATCTTCATGCTGAAAATGAAGAATTTGACCCTATTGTAGTTAATTTACGTGAAACGGAACACTTCTCCATTGAAGGAATCGCCGTGGGCATTATTCGTAATAATGCGTGGATGTAA